One Paenibacillus riograndensis SBR5 DNA segment encodes these proteins:
- the uxuA gene encoding mannonate dehydratase, which translates to MNMTWRWYGEGNDNITLDHIRQIPGVMGIVWSLHEKVAGEVWEMERIQEVADQITSKGFSTAVVESVNVHDDIKIGLPTRDKYIDIYIDTIRKLAKVGVKVICYNFMPVFDWTRTELYKELPDGSNALFYEKAAITDNPREMVDRILKGAGQFTMPGWEPERLAKLDELFAAYADVTEEKLFENLKYFLERIIPVCEEVDIKMAIHPDDPAWPIFGLPRIIRSRDTIRRMLDAVDSPYNGLTFCTGSLGSNPENDLPAMIREFHDRIYFAHIRNVKVFENGDFIEVSHRGRDGSVDVAEVVKAYHENGYTGYVRPDHGRHLWGEEKNCRPGYGLYDRALGIMYLLGVWDSLDNVKGAN; encoded by the coding sequence ATGAACATGACGTGGAGATGGTATGGTGAAGGCAATGACAATATTACGCTTGACCATATCCGGCAGATTCCGGGGGTTATGGGTATTGTCTGGTCTTTGCATGAGAAGGTAGCCGGTGAAGTGTGGGAAATGGAACGGATCCAGGAAGTGGCGGATCAAATCACAAGCAAGGGCTTCAGTACAGCTGTGGTGGAGAGCGTCAACGTTCATGATGATATCAAAATCGGCCTGCCGACCCGTGATAAATATATCGATATTTATATCGACACCATCCGTAAACTGGCGAAGGTTGGCGTGAAGGTTATCTGCTACAATTTCATGCCGGTGTTCGACTGGACGCGTACCGAACTGTACAAAGAACTGCCGGACGGTTCTAATGCCCTCTTTTATGAAAAGGCTGCCATTACCGATAATCCGCGTGAGATGGTGGACCGGATCTTGAAGGGAGCGGGGCAGTTCACTATGCCGGGCTGGGAGCCGGAGCGCCTTGCGAAGCTGGATGAGCTGTTCGCAGCCTATGCCGATGTGACTGAAGAAAAGCTGTTCGAGAACCTCAAATATTTCCTGGAGCGTATTATTCCGGTCTGCGAGGAAGTGGACATTAAGATGGCCATTCATCCTGACGATCCGGCCTGGCCGATCTTTGGCCTGCCGCGCATTATCCGCAGCCGCGATACAATCCGCCGTATGCTTGACGCCGTAGATAGCCCGTACAATGGCCTTACTTTCTGCACGGGGTCACTGGGCTCCAATCCGGAGAACGATCTGCCGGCCATGATCCGCGAGTTCCATGACCGTATTTATTTTGCCCATATCCGCAATGTGAAGGTGTTTGAGAACGGGGATTTCATTGAGGTCTCGCACCGCGGACGTGACGGCAGTGTCGATGTGGCAGAGGTTGTGAAGGCATACCATGAGAACGGGTATACCGGTTATGTGCGGCCCGACCATGGACGCCACCTCTGGGGCGAAGAGAAAAACTGCCGTCCGGGCTACGGACTCTATGACCGGGCGCTCGGCATCATGTATTTGCTTGGTGTCTGGGACAGCCTGGACAATGTCAAGGGGGCGAACTAA
- a CDS encoding GntR family transcriptional regulator has translation MSIKAEIMNTLKHEILTLALKPGTILSETALSERFQISRTPLRDVLKQLALESYTDIYPKKGNIVSYIDLESVEQITYLRSTLEKEILKDLSSQLLLTGVHELKDILERQKEAIGHNDIDSFLNQDDAFHRALYRLAGREFLWNLIQQSNVHYLRYRRLHMLKTEKLAGIWKEHQSLLELMVHKETAKIGPLIHHHLREDIHSLDFQENFSEYLKK, from the coding sequence ATGTCGATCAAAGCTGAAATTATGAATACACTGAAGCATGAAATCCTTACCTTGGCCTTGAAGCCAGGCACCATTCTGAGCGAAACCGCCCTGTCTGAACGCTTTCAGATTTCGCGGACGCCGCTGCGTGATGTGCTGAAACAGCTGGCTCTGGAATCCTATACGGATATCTATCCGAAAAAAGGGAATATCGTCTCCTATATTGATCTTGAATCCGTTGAACAAATTACATATCTGCGCAGCACACTGGAAAAAGAGATCCTGAAGGATCTCTCTTCACAGCTTTTGCTCACCGGGGTACACGAGCTTAAGGACATTCTGGAGCGGCAGAAAGAAGCCATCGGGCACAATGATATCGATTCCTTCCTCAATCAGGATGACGCGTTTCACCGGGCCTTGTACCGGCTTGCCGGACGGGAATTTCTGTGGAATCTGATTCAGCAGTCCAACGTGCATTACCTCCGGTACCGCAGGCTGCACATGCTAAAAACAGAGAAGCTCGCGGGAATCTGGAAGGAGCATCAATCCCTGCTGGAGCTGATGGTGCATAAGGAAACCGCAAAGATCGGCCCGCTGATCCATCACCATCTCCGGGAAGATATTCATTCGCTGGATTTTCAGGAGAATTTCTCGGAGTATCTGAAGAAATAG
- a CDS encoding sugar phosphate isomerase/epimerase family protein produces MIQLNQVSAANFHYKRYSLDYFLDSAARLGFENIELWASGPHFHLDYYTPQDVQHLKRKIKDRGLKVICLTPEQSVYPISISHPDPVYRKKSVEFFCRHIEVAALMECDQMLVTTGLAYLDEDESEMWKWCRESLGEICKTAEKEGVILPVEAFTSYSTHVFNSAEHISRMIKEVGSPNLKGLADTDVMAVTGKDTIHDFIRELGGNLGYVHFVDGNPGGHLVPGEGGLPLEEALQALNDSGYKGYLGLELLDRRYVLDPEKAMRDSLAWFEKHLG; encoded by the coding sequence ATGATACAGCTTAATCAAGTTTCCGCTGCTAACTTTCATTACAAACGCTATTCACTGGATTATTTTCTGGATTCGGCCGCCCGGCTCGGATTTGAAAATATTGAGCTGTGGGCGTCGGGTCCTCATTTCCACCTGGATTATTACACCCCGCAGGATGTTCAGCACCTGAAGCGCAAAATAAAAGACCGGGGGCTCAAAGTCATTTGCCTTACCCCCGAACAGAGTGTTTACCCGATCAGTATCAGTCATCCGGACCCGGTGTACCGCAAGAAAAGCGTGGAATTTTTCTGCCGGCATATTGAAGTGGCCGCTCTTATGGAGTGTGACCAGATGCTGGTGACTACAGGACTTGCCTATCTGGATGAAGATGAGTCGGAAATGTGGAAATGGTGCAGGGAATCGCTTGGCGAGATCTGCAAAACCGCAGAAAAAGAAGGCGTAATTTTACCTGTAGAAGCGTTTACCTCATATTCTACCCATGTATTTAACAGCGCCGAGCATATCTCCCGAATGATTAAAGAGGTAGGGAGTCCGAATCTGAAGGGGCTGGCGGATACGGATGTCATGGCAGTTACAGGAAAAGATACGATTCACGACTTTATCAGAGAACTCGGCGGTAACCTGGGGTACGTGCACTTTGTAGACGGTAACCCCGGAGGACATCTGGTGCCCGGCGAAGGCGGGCTGCCGCTGGAAGAAGCACTGCAGGCGCTGAATGACAGCGGGTATAAGGGATATTTAGGCCTTGAGCTGCTGGACCGGAGATATGTGCTGGACCCGGAGAAAGCGATGCGCGATTCGCTGGCCTGGTTCGAGAAGCACCTGGGATGA
- a CDS encoding anaerobic C4-dicarboxylate transporter family protein yields the protein MFWLELLIIFLLIFFGARVGDVFMGLLGGVGVAIFVFIFHVQPASPPVDVMLIILGVVLAASALQSSSGLNFLVHVAEKLLHKSPKNITIVAPVICWLFTFLSGTGHVVYSLLPIINKLAIDSGIRPERPISNSIIASQQAITCSPVSAATAAMLGLMAPLGVGLGTILSIAIPATLLGVIVSALLTLRKGKELAEDPEYLRRLAEGLVESAPEEQPEKKATPKGAKASVVLFLLAVLSIVILGLFPDLRPSWTVDGVTTVLTMAHTIEIIMLVCASLIIIICRPAIETILNGTIFRAGALAMVCAFGLAWMSNTFIGGQTEFIQEHVAAVVNSQPWMLAVIMFIVAALTTSQGATTLIMIPIAIGLDLPAYIIVGAWMAVNANFFLPVSAQCLAAISFDTAGTTKIGRFVLNHSFMLPGMINIVVSVVTATLIGNVLI from the coding sequence ATGTTTTGGTTAGAACTCTTAATCATCTTTTTGCTCATTTTCTTTGGCGCCAGGGTCGGCGACGTATTTATGGGCTTGCTCGGCGGTGTCGGCGTTGCGATCTTCGTATTTATCTTTCATGTTCAGCCTGCATCCCCTCCTGTCGATGTTATGCTCATTATTCTGGGGGTTGTGCTGGCCGCCTCGGCACTCCAATCTTCGAGCGGGTTGAACTTTCTTGTTCACGTCGCGGAAAAACTGCTGCACAAATCACCGAAAAATATCACCATTGTCGCTCCCGTTATTTGCTGGCTGTTCACTTTCCTGTCGGGAACAGGGCATGTTGTTTACAGTCTGCTGCCCATTATCAATAAGCTGGCCATTGACAGCGGAATCCGTCCGGAACGGCCGATATCGAACAGCATCATTGCATCCCAGCAGGCTATCACCTGTTCGCCGGTGTCAGCGGCGACCGCTGCCATGCTTGGACTGATGGCTCCGCTTGGTGTAGGTCTCGGTACGATTTTGTCCATCGCCATTCCGGCTACCTTGCTGGGAGTCATTGTAAGTGCTCTGCTTACACTGCGCAAAGGGAAGGAATTGGCGGAAGATCCGGAGTATCTGCGCAGACTTGCAGAAGGTTTGGTTGAGAGCGCACCGGAAGAGCAACCGGAGAAAAAGGCGACTCCGAAGGGTGCCAAAGCTTCAGTAGTGCTGTTCCTGCTCGCGGTTCTGTCCATTGTCATTTTGGGGCTGTTCCCCGATCTGCGCCCATCCTGGACCGTTGACGGTGTAACGACTGTGTTAACGATGGCGCATACCATCGAAATTATTATGCTGGTCTGTGCTTCGCTGATTATTATCATCTGCCGTCCGGCGATTGAAACGATTCTTAACGGCACCATCTTCCGGGCCGGGGCGCTGGCCATGGTTTGTGCTTTCGGATTGGCCTGGATGAGCAACACTTTTATCGGTGGACAAACGGAGTTTATCCAAGAGCATGTGGCTGCGGTTGTTAACAGCCAGCCCTGGATGCTTGCTGTAATTATGTTTATCGTTGCCGCTTTAACGACCAGTCAGGGCGCTACGACATTAATTATGATCCCGATTGCCATTGGTCTTGATCTGCCGGCGTACATCATCGTTGGCGCGTGGATGGCCGTTAACGCTAACTTCTTTTTGCCGGTATCCGCCCAGTGCCTTGCAGCCATCTCCTTTGATACGGCGGGAACCACCAAAATCGGCAGGTTCGTGCTGAATCACAGCTTCATGCTGCCAGGGATGATCAACATAGTCGTATCTGTAGTCACCGCCACTTTAATTGGAAATGTTCTTATCTAG
- a CDS encoding fructoselysine 6-kinase: protein MKQYKVIGIGDNVVDKYVHQGIMYPGGNALNFSVYATMCGMESAYLGKFGSDEVAGYIRQVIDELNIDRSCCREYEGENGYARVTLEDGDRVFLGSNKGGIAKEHAWQFTKKDLDYIKQFAVIHTSLNSYIEQDLTVLRESGVPISYDFSVRWNDGYLEQVCPNVDISFLSCSHLTAEEREREMRKAQRFGAKIVVGTVGENGSYALFSDQWIYHPAVSTEAVDTMGAGDSYITAFLVELIRNSDGRIEFGQESEMLGKIKSSMSKGAEFAAEICRVNGAFGFGTPLV from the coding sequence ATGAAACAGTATAAGGTAATCGGAATTGGCGACAATGTAGTGGATAAGTACGTCCACCAGGGCATTATGTACCCTGGTGGAAATGCCTTGAACTTCAGTGTATACGCTACCATGTGCGGCATGGAGTCTGCGTATCTGGGCAAATTCGGCAGTGATGAAGTCGCCGGGTATATCCGGCAGGTGATTGACGAGCTGAACATTGACCGCAGCTGCTGCCGCGAGTATGAAGGGGAGAACGGCTATGCGCGTGTCACCCTGGAAGACGGCGACCGCGTATTCCTGGGATCGAACAAGGGCGGAATCGCCAAAGAACATGCATGGCAGTTTACCAAAAAAGATCTGGACTACATCAAACAATTTGCTGTGATTCATACCAGCTTGAACAGCTATATAGAACAGGACCTGACCGTACTCCGGGAGAGCGGCGTCCCTATTTCGTATGACTTTTCGGTCCGCTGGAATGACGGCTACCTGGAGCAGGTATGCCCGAATGTGGACATTTCCTTTCTATCATGCAGCCATTTGACTGCAGAAGAGCGGGAGCGGGAAATGCGGAAGGCGCAGCGGTTCGGAGCTAAAATTGTAGTCGGAACAGTAGGGGAGAACGGGTCGTATGCCCTTTTCAGCGATCAATGGATCTACCATCCGGCAGTTTCGACCGAAGCAGTGGATACGATGGGAGCGGGAGATTCTTATATCACTGCATTTCTCGTGGAGCTGATCCGGAATTCGGACGGCAGGATCGAATTTGGCCAGGAGAGCGAAATGCTTGGCAAGATCAAAAGCAGCATGAGCAAGGGAGCGGAGTTTGCAGCGGAAATATGCCGGGTCAACGGTGCATTCGGCTTCGGCACCCCATTGGTATAA
- a CDS encoding SIS domain-containing protein, whose translation MDIKQIIEQITADKKEAGGIKQVYYAACGGSYGAFYPAKTFLEKEAKDIKVGLYNSNEFVHNTPKAFGENSVLVVASHKGNTPETVKAAELGKKAGVPVIALTWIEDSPITEYADYVVKYTFGENKDIAGEKTIQALMTAVEILKQTEGYGNYDKFLDGVSRIDRIVKQACKHVANRALTFARNHKDDSVIYTMASGAGYGAAYMESICIFMEMQWINSASIHSGEYFHGPFEITDAEIPFVIQVSEGSTRALDERALSFLNRYAKRVEVLDAKDLGLSTIDSSVVDYFNHSLFNNVYPVYNQALAVEREHPLTTRRYMWKVEY comes from the coding sequence ATGGATATCAAACAAATTATCGAGCAAATTACAGCGGATAAAAAAGAGGCTGGCGGCATCAAGCAGGTCTACTATGCAGCTTGCGGAGGTTCTTATGGAGCATTTTACCCGGCCAAGACGTTTCTTGAAAAAGAAGCCAAGGATATCAAAGTAGGCCTGTACAACAGCAATGAGTTCGTGCACAACACGCCTAAGGCATTCGGGGAAAATTCAGTGCTGGTTGTAGCTTCCCATAAAGGCAATACGCCGGAAACAGTAAAAGCCGCAGAACTGGGCAAAAAAGCAGGGGTACCGGTTATTGCGCTTACCTGGATTGAAGATTCTCCAATCACGGAATATGCGGATTATGTGGTCAAGTATACCTTTGGGGAAAATAAAGATATCGCCGGAGAGAAGACGATTCAAGCGCTGATGACTGCGGTGGAAATTCTGAAGCAGACGGAAGGGTACGGGAATTACGACAAATTCCTGGACGGTGTATCGAGAATTGACCGGATTGTGAAGCAGGCCTGCAAGCATGTGGCGAACCGCGCCCTGACATTTGCCCGGAACCACAAAGACGATTCCGTTATCTATACCATGGCCAGCGGAGCGGGTTATGGCGCAGCTTACATGGAAAGCATCTGCATCTTTATGGAAATGCAGTGGATCAACTCTGCGAGCATCCATTCCGGAGAATACTTCCATGGACCGTTTGAAATTACGGACGCCGAAATTCCATTCGTCATTCAGGTATCGGAAGGCAGCACCCGGGCGCTTGACGAAAGAGCGCTGAGCTTCCTTAACCGGTACGCCAAACGGGTGGAAGTGCTGGACGCGAAGGATCTCGGTTTGTCTACCATCGATAGCTCGGTCGTCGATTACTTCAATCACTCCTTGTTTAACAACGTGTATCCTGTTTACAATCAAGCATTGGCTGTGGAAAGAGAGCATCCGCTTACCACCCGCAGATATATGTGGAAGGTTGAATATTAA
- a CDS encoding GntR family transcriptional regulator — protein sequence MLDHSESSPLYKQLQEKILDSIHDGTLKPGDKLPTELELSETNQVSRVTVRAALDALTSEGYLVRIPGKGTFITKDKIQKNVAETIGFSDTCRLQNKTPGAKVIKCVIEEATAADQEHLGLNPGDKVINIERIRYADNVPISVEYSRFPSSYSFLLQEDLNDKSLYEILRSKYKVTFGHSRKYIVMEYASFDVAAYLNIEEGYPLLSIRSTVSSPDGQKIHRSKQLILGDKFELIV from the coding sequence ATGCTAGACCACTCCGAATCATCGCCGCTGTACAAGCAGCTGCAAGAAAAGATTTTAGACTCCATCCATGACGGTACACTGAAGCCGGGGGATAAACTCCCTACAGAGCTGGAATTAAGCGAAACGAATCAGGTAAGCCGCGTAACAGTCCGGGCTGCCCTGGATGCACTTACCTCGGAAGGCTACCTGGTGCGGATTCCAGGTAAGGGCACATTCATAACGAAAGACAAAATTCAAAAAAATGTTGCCGAGACGATCGGGTTCAGCGATACATGCAGGCTGCAGAACAAAACGCCCGGCGCCAAAGTCATCAAATGCGTCATTGAAGAAGCCACCGCAGCGGATCAGGAGCATCTGGGGCTGAACCCCGGAGACAAAGTGATTAACATTGAACGTATCCGCTATGCCGACAACGTCCCTATCTCGGTGGAGTATTCGCGTTTTCCCTCTTCCTATTCTTTTTTGCTGCAGGAGGATTTGAACGACAAGTCGCTGTATGAAATTTTGCGGAGCAAGTACAAGGTTACCTTCGGGCATTCCAGAAAATATATTGTCATGGAGTATGCTTCCTTTGATGTGGCCGCCTATTTGAATATAGAGGAAGGTTATCCGCTGCTCAGCATCCGAAGTACGGTGTCCAGTCCGGACGGACAAAAAATACACCGCTCCAAGCAGCTCATATTAGGGGACAAGTTCGAGTTGATTGTGTAA
- a CDS encoding IS110 family RNA-guided transposase has translation MDAIRERCAGLDIHQETVVVCLLSGPLEKKPKSVIETFGTTTRELLRLQEWLEQQGCTEIAMESTGVFWKPVWNILESTCTITLANPQRIRNMPGKKTDVKDAEWIAKLHRCGLIEGSFVPDEPIRDLRDLTRYLRKLKQNATQEKNRIHKILQDANIKLTTYVSDLFGVSGRALLDSIVNGEVLEVHEVRKLVHTRLKMKVPSLVEAMNGRLRLHHRKMIRRHWDHLQYLESEMQTLEAEIEELVQPYRKEIELLDTIPGVSTDAAASIVAELGTDVSPFPSEAHLASWVGVCPANHESAGKKKVKRTNAGTEV, from the coding sequence ATGGATGCCATTCGTGAACGCTGTGCCGGGTTGGATATTCATCAGGAGACGGTGGTGGTTTGTCTACTGAGTGGCCCCCTGGAGAAGAAACCCAAGTCCGTGATCGAGACGTTTGGAACCACGACCCGCGAGCTTTTGAGATTACAGGAGTGGCTGGAGCAGCAGGGATGTACCGAGATTGCCATGGAAAGTACAGGGGTCTTTTGGAAACCCGTGTGGAACATTCTAGAAAGCACCTGTACGATCACGCTGGCCAACCCGCAACGCATCCGCAATATGCCCGGGAAGAAGACCGACGTCAAGGATGCCGAGTGGATCGCCAAGCTCCACCGCTGCGGCTTGATTGAGGGAAGCTTTGTCCCGGACGAGCCCATCCGCGATTTGCGTGACCTTACCCGGTATCTGCGCAAGCTTAAGCAAAACGCGACGCAAGAAAAGAACCGGATTCACAAAATTCTACAAGATGCCAACATTAAACTGACCACGTATGTCTCCGATCTTTTTGGCGTTTCCGGTCGTGCGCTACTGGACTCGATTGTGAATGGCGAAGTGCTGGAGGTGCATGAGGTCCGCAAGCTGGTGCATACCCGGCTGAAGATGAAGGTGCCTTCACTGGTCGAAGCGATGAACGGCCGACTACGTCTGCATCACCGGAAGATGATCCGGCGTCATTGGGATCATTTGCAGTATCTGGAGAGTGAAATGCAGACGTTGGAAGCTGAAATTGAGGAACTGGTGCAACCATACAGGAAGGAAATTGAACTGCTGGATACCATTCCAGGCGTGAGCACGGATGCCGCGGCGAGCATCGTGGCGGAACTGGGTACCGACGTGTCTCCTTTTCCAAGTGAAGCTCATCTGGCCTCTTGGGTCGGGGTGTGTCCAGCCAACCATGAGAGCGCCGGTAAAAAAAAAGTAAAAAGAACCAACGCGGGAACCGAGGTCTGA
- a CDS encoding LCP family protein — protein MEERSKRMKAKRGKVRTRKTLLTLSAVLGTCLIAGAVYAGTLYYKAERALDRISAAGSAPGETAGPASPVPTASAAAAAVDAEEESKPLTFLLAGVDNRSGSGGTLNTDVLMPVVYEPVSRKLSILSIPRDMKIASSEMGTHKANYYYAYFYAHNKGEDLSKTREFYGDILQMDIDHMILVNFEAFSSIVDELGGLDIDVPMDMRYVDNADGTNINLTKGRQHLNGKKVLDFVRYRKSNRGTAESSDFSRNERQQEVLNLILDKLDSVSGIAKWGNIIDILGDNIRTDIGKDQLRSWILNYPSMKPAASELITLESGWKSPYVYANKEDLLVKLQKLREPLALPALDTRKLLHDFGIAE, from the coding sequence ATGGAGGAACGAAGCAAGAGAATGAAAGCCAAACGCGGAAAAGTCCGTACCCGAAAAACACTGCTCACTCTGTCGGCCGTGCTCGGCACTTGCCTGATCGCCGGCGCAGTCTATGCCGGAACGCTCTATTACAAGGCGGAACGGGCGCTTGACCGGATTTCGGCGGCAGGCTCTGCCCCGGGTGAAACAGCCGGACCGGCGTCACCCGTACCTACAGCTTCTGCAGCCGCTGCGGCTGTAGATGCAGAAGAGGAGAGCAAACCGCTCACCTTCCTGCTCGCCGGGGTCGACAACAGAAGCGGCAGCGGTGGAACGCTGAACACGGATGTGCTGATGCCGGTGGTCTATGAGCCTGTGAGCAGGAAGCTGTCCATCCTGTCGATCCCCCGGGATATGAAGATCGCAAGCAGTGAGATGGGGACACATAAAGCTAATTACTACTACGCTTATTTTTACGCGCATAACAAGGGTGAGGATTTAAGCAAGACCAGAGAGTTCTACGGCGATATTCTGCAGATGGATATCGATCACATGATTCTGGTCAACTTCGAGGCGTTCAGCAGTATTGTGGATGAGCTTGGCGGGCTGGATATCGATGTGCCGATGGATATGCGGTATGTGGATAATGCGGACGGCACGAACATTAACTTGACAAAAGGGCGGCAGCACTTAAACGGCAAGAAAGTGCTGGATTTCGTCCGCTACCGTAAATCCAACCGCGGGACCGCCGAATCCTCCGATTTCTCGCGCAACGAACGGCAGCAGGAGGTGTTGAACCTCATCCTGGATAAGCTGGATTCTGTAAGCGGAATCGCGAAGTGGGGAAATATCATCGATATTCTGGGTGACAATATCCGCACGGATATCGGCAAGGATCAGCTGCGGAGCTGGATTCTGAATTATCCGTCGATGAAGCCTGCGGCAAGTGAGCTGATTACCCTGGAATCGGGCTGGAAGAGTCCTTATGTCTATGCGAACAAGGAGGATTTGCTGGTCAAGCTGCAGAAGCTGCGCGAACCGCTGGCCCTGCCCGCATTGGATACCCGGAAATTGCTCCATGATTTTGGAATTGCCGAGTAG
- a CDS encoding bile acid:sodium symporter family protein, which translates to MLLAVNRTLNRMMPLITPLSVLTGVLCGSALSSYTYLSPWLFAFMTFAGSISLGFKDFVNVLKKPLPLFACLFILHIVMPLVALGIGNVLYHADEFTITGLVLAAVIPTGVSSFIWVSIYKGNTALTLSIILIDTLLAPFVVPGVLSLLIGTSVELDTGAMMSSLFWMIVVPSLLGMVLNEWTKGAVAPVWSPRLNPFSKLFMAAVIMINGSVISPYLADISLHLVGLAFVIVLLASTGYALCFLTARVLRWNEADEVALIFNGGMRNISAGAVLAVSYFPAPVAVPVVLGMVFQQLLASLAGFLLSHRAKVRHTAEQTTAA; encoded by the coding sequence ATGCTTCTTGCTGTGAACCGTACACTGAACCGGATGATGCCGCTGATCACTCCATTAAGCGTCTTGACCGGAGTGCTCTGCGGAAGTGCACTGTCCTCTTATACCTATCTGTCTCCCTGGCTGTTTGCGTTTATGACGTTTGCCGGAAGCATCAGCCTGGGATTTAAAGATTTCGTGAATGTACTCAAAAAGCCTTTGCCCCTGTTTGCCTGTCTGTTCATACTGCATATTGTCATGCCTCTGGTTGCTTTAGGTATCGGGAATGTGCTGTATCACGCGGATGAATTCACGATTACGGGCCTTGTGCTGGCCGCAGTCATTCCAACGGGGGTAAGCAGCTTCATCTGGGTCAGCATTTACAAAGGCAATACCGCCCTCACCTTGTCCATCATTCTGATCGACACGCTGCTGGCTCCTTTTGTCGTGCCGGGCGTATTATCGCTGCTGATCGGAACCAGTGTGGAGCTGGACACGGGCGCCATGATGAGCAGTCTGTTCTGGATGATTGTCGTCCCTTCCCTGCTCGGCATGGTGCTTAACGAATGGACCAAAGGCGCGGTTGCTCCCGTCTGGAGCCCCAGACTGAATCCGTTCTCCAAGCTTTTCATGGCTGCAGTGATTATGATCAACGGCTCTGTCATTTCCCCGTATTTAGCTGACATCAGCCTGCACCTGGTTGGCCTGGCCTTTGTCATTGTGCTCCTGGCTTCCACCGGCTATGCCCTGTGCTTTCTCACGGCGAGGGTATTACGCTGGAATGAAGCGGATGAAGTCGCCCTTATCTTCAATGGAGGCATGCGCAATATCAGTGCCGGCGCTGTCCTGGCGGTATCCTATTTCCCCGCTCCAGTGGCCGTTCCCGTTGTACTCGGCATGGTGTTCCAGCAGCTTCTGGCTTCACTTGCAGGCTTTCTGCTCAGCCACCGCGCCAAGGTCAGACACACTGCGGAGCAGACTACGGCGGCGTGA
- a CDS encoding fibronectin type III-like domain-contianing protein yields MISGTVFCRQEISDIAGKETVQLYIRDVSASVVRPVKELKGFRQLSLAAHEKQRVSFEITRDLLMFYVKDDQLIFEPGEFDIMIGRNSGDHETQRIWIG; encoded by the coding sequence ATGATTTCAGGTACAGTTTTCTGCCGACAGGAGATATCGGACATCGCCGGCAAAGAAACCGTCCAGCTCTATATCCGCGATGTCAGCGCAAGTGTCGTACGTCCGGTCAAAGAGCTGAAGGGCTTCCGCCAATTATCCCTGGCAGCGCATGAGAAACAGAGGGTCTCGTTTGAAATCACCAGAGACTTACTGATGTTCTACGTCAAGGATGACCAGCTGATCTTCGAGCCCGGGGAATTCGATATTATGATCGGCAGAAACTCCGGAGACCACGAAACACAGCGGATCTGGATCGGTTGA
- a CDS encoding KGG domain-containing protein — protein sequence MAQNNQNDQKMSREEAGRKGGEATAKNHDREFYQEIGEKGGEARSRNQSGSNGNDGKMSREEAGRKGGEARTRQRDN from the coding sequence ATGGCACAAAACAACCAGAATGATCAAAAGATGAGCCGCGAAGAAGCAGGACGTAAGGGTGGCGAAGCCACGGCAAAAAATCATGACCGTGAGTTTTATCAGGAGATTGGAGAAAAGGGCGGAGAAGCCCGCAGCCGCAACCAATCAGGCAGCAACGGGAATGATGGCAAAATGAGCCGTGAGGAAGCGGGGCGCAAAGGCGGAGAAGCCCGGACCCGTCAACGTGACAATTAA